In Chrysemys picta bellii isolate R12L10 chromosome 3, ASM1138683v2, whole genome shotgun sequence, a single genomic region encodes these proteins:
- the LOC101951876 gene encoding heme-binding protein 1-like isoform X3: MARITLEDLNGLDDESLDEDEEPMDGEEQNRLFSHWETVASTHQVTLPQEMAGPIVQMTQHSQVREPVPYVTLLQHEKCEERLYPAGKWACVTKGEPMYEQSISMGFMKLMRYICKENSTGRYLGMTVPVVNEIRLSEEGTELLRDVTTTYYLPGEFQPDPPLPTDPDIRIVERQPLRVLTRVFYGVTSEETILREIRLLWELLGSTDTVLRERYMVAAYENPSVPQRRNELWFIRRAE; encoded by the exons ATGGCTCGCATTACCCTGGAGGACCTCAATGGATTGGACGATGAGTCCCTCGATGAAGATGAGGAGCCAATGGATGGGGAAGAACAGAACAGGCTGTTCTCTCATTGGGAAACAGTGGCCAGCACCCATCAAGTGACTCTTCCTCAAG AGATGGCGGGTCCCATCGTGCAGATGACGCAGCACAGCCAGGTGCGTGAGCCGGTGCCCTATGTCACCCTGCTGCAGCATGAGAAG TGTGAGGAGCGGCTGTACCCAGCGGGGAAGTGGGCCTGCGTCACCAAGGGGGAGCCGATGTACGAACAGAGCATCTCCATGGGCTTCATGAAACTCATGCGCTACATCTGCAAGGAGAACTCCACAG GCCGCTACCTGGGCATGACGGTGCCTGTGGTGAACGAGATCCGCCTGAGTGAGGAGGGCACCGAGTTGCTGCGGGACGTCACCACTACCTATTACCTCCCAGGGGAGTTCCAGCCcgacccccctctccccacgGACCCTGACATCCGCATTGTGGAGAGACAGCCGCTCCGCGTCCTGACCAG GGTTTTCTATGGGGTGACGTCGGAAGAGACGATCCTCCGGGAGATCCGCCttctctgggagctgctgggctccACAGACACCGTGCTGCGGGAACGCTACATGGTGGCTGCCTACGAGAACCCCAGCGTCCCTCAGAGGCGCAATGAGCTGTGGTTCATCCGGCGGGCAGAATGA
- the LOC101951876 gene encoding heme-binding protein 1-like isoform X1, protein MFFQPNRNCGIGMARITLEDLNGLDDESLDEDEEPMDGEEQNRLFSHWETVASTHQVTLPQEMAGPIVQMTQHSQVREPVPYVTLLQHEKCEERLYPAGKWACVTKGEPMYEQSISMGFMKLMRYICKENSTGRYLGMTVPVVNEIRLSEEGTELLRDVTTTYYLPGEFQPDPPLPTDPDIRIVERQPLRVLTRVFYGVTSEETILREIRLLWELLGSTDTVLRERYMVAAYENPSVPQRRNELWFIRRAE, encoded by the exons ATGTTCTTTCAGCCGAA CAGGAATTGTGGCATTGGCATGGCTCGCATTACCCTGGAGGACCTCAATGGATTGGACGATGAGTCCCTCGATGAAGATGAGGAGCCAATGGATGGGGAAGAACAGAACAGGCTGTTCTCTCATTGGGAAACAGTGGCCAGCACCCATCAAGTGACTCTTCCTCAAG AGATGGCGGGTCCCATCGTGCAGATGACGCAGCACAGCCAGGTGCGTGAGCCGGTGCCCTATGTCACCCTGCTGCAGCATGAGAAG TGTGAGGAGCGGCTGTACCCAGCGGGGAAGTGGGCCTGCGTCACCAAGGGGGAGCCGATGTACGAACAGAGCATCTCCATGGGCTTCATGAAACTCATGCGCTACATCTGCAAGGAGAACTCCACAG GCCGCTACCTGGGCATGACGGTGCCTGTGGTGAACGAGATCCGCCTGAGTGAGGAGGGCACCGAGTTGCTGCGGGACGTCACCACTACCTATTACCTCCCAGGGGAGTTCCAGCCcgacccccctctccccacgGACCCTGACATCCGCATTGTGGAGAGACAGCCGCTCCGCGTCCTGACCAG GGTTTTCTATGGGGTGACGTCGGAAGAGACGATCCTCCGGGAGATCCGCCttctctgggagctgctgggctccACAGACACCGTGCTGCGGGAACGCTACATGGTGGCTGCCTACGAGAACCCCAGCGTCCCTCAGAGGCGCAATGAGCTGTGGTTCATCCGGCGGGCAGAATGA
- the LOC101951876 gene encoding heme-binding protein 1-like isoform X2, with the protein MESRLQNKTGRNCGIGMARITLEDLNGLDDESLDEDEEPMDGEEQNRLFSHWETVASTHQVTLPQEMAGPIVQMTQHSQVREPVPYVTLLQHEKCEERLYPAGKWACVTKGEPMYEQSISMGFMKLMRYICKENSTGRYLGMTVPVVNEIRLSEEGTELLRDVTTTYYLPGEFQPDPPLPTDPDIRIVERQPLRVLTRVFYGVTSEETILREIRLLWELLGSTDTVLRERYMVAAYENPSVPQRRNELWFIRRAE; encoded by the exons ATGGAGTCCCGTCTTCAAAACAAAACTGG CAGGAATTGTGGCATTGGCATGGCTCGCATTACCCTGGAGGACCTCAATGGATTGGACGATGAGTCCCTCGATGAAGATGAGGAGCCAATGGATGGGGAAGAACAGAACAGGCTGTTCTCTCATTGGGAAACAGTGGCCAGCACCCATCAAGTGACTCTTCCTCAAG AGATGGCGGGTCCCATCGTGCAGATGACGCAGCACAGCCAGGTGCGTGAGCCGGTGCCCTATGTCACCCTGCTGCAGCATGAGAAG TGTGAGGAGCGGCTGTACCCAGCGGGGAAGTGGGCCTGCGTCACCAAGGGGGAGCCGATGTACGAACAGAGCATCTCCATGGGCTTCATGAAACTCATGCGCTACATCTGCAAGGAGAACTCCACAG GCCGCTACCTGGGCATGACGGTGCCTGTGGTGAACGAGATCCGCCTGAGTGAGGAGGGCACCGAGTTGCTGCGGGACGTCACCACTACCTATTACCTCCCAGGGGAGTTCCAGCCcgacccccctctccccacgGACCCTGACATCCGCATTGTGGAGAGACAGCCGCTCCGCGTCCTGACCAG GGTTTTCTATGGGGTGACGTCGGAAGAGACGATCCTCCGGGAGATCCGCCttctctgggagctgctgggctccACAGACACCGTGCTGCGGGAACGCTACATGGTGGCTGCCTACGAGAACCCCAGCGTCCCTCAGAGGCGCAATGAGCTGTGGTTCATCCGGCGGGCAGAATGA